A single window of Mycolicibacterium madagascariense DNA harbors:
- a CDS encoding type III pantothenate kinase — MLLAIDVRNTHTVVGLISGMGEHAKVVQHWRIRTEAEVTADELALTIDGLIGEDTERLTGATALSTVPSVLHEIRVMLDQYWTSVPQVLIEPGVRTGIPLLVDNPKEVGADRIVNCLAAYQRHAAPAIVVDFGSSICVDVVSAKGEFLGGSIAPGIQVSSDAAAARSAALRRVELTRPRSVVGKNTVECMQSGAVFGFAGLVDGLVHRIREDVAGFAGSDVAVVATGHTAPLLLPELRTATQYHPHLTLEGLRLVFERNQKR; from the coding sequence GTGCTGCTCGCGATCGACGTTCGCAACACCCACACCGTCGTCGGATTGATCTCCGGAATGGGCGAGCATGCAAAGGTGGTGCAGCACTGGCGGATTCGCACCGAGGCCGAGGTCACCGCCGACGAGCTGGCACTCACCATCGACGGTCTCATCGGCGAGGACACCGAACGCCTGACCGGCGCGACCGCGCTGTCGACGGTGCCGTCGGTGCTGCACGAGATCCGCGTCATGCTCGACCAGTACTGGACCTCGGTGCCCCAGGTGCTCATCGAACCGGGCGTGCGGACCGGCATTCCGCTGCTCGTCGACAACCCCAAGGAGGTCGGCGCCGACCGCATCGTCAACTGCCTGGCGGCCTATCAGCGCCACGCCGCGCCGGCGATCGTCGTCGATTTCGGCTCCTCGATCTGCGTCGACGTGGTGTCGGCGAAGGGCGAGTTCCTCGGCGGGTCGATCGCGCCGGGCATCCAGGTGTCCTCCGACGCGGCGGCCGCCCGTTCGGCGGCGCTGCGCCGGGTCGAGCTGACGCGGCCGCGGTCGGTGGTCGGCAAGAACACGGTGGAGTGCATGCAGTCCGGCGCGGTGTTCGGGTTCGCCGGACTGGTCGACGGTCTGGTGCACCGGATCCGTGAGGACGTGGCGGGTTTCGCGGGTAGCGACGTCGCCGTGGTGGCCACCGGGCACACCGCCCCGCTGTTGCTGCCCGAGCTGCGGACGGCGACGCAGTATCACCCGCATCTGACCCTCGAGGGTCTGCGACTGGTGTTCGAGCGCAACCAGAAGCGCTGA
- the panC gene encoding pantoate--beta-alanine ligase has translation MITKKPPAFTAGELNLYHDPAATSDVCRALRTTGRRVVLVPTMGALHDGHLALVRTAKRVPGAVVVVSIFVNPLQFGAGEDLDAYPRTLDADLAALRSEGVEIVFAPSAAQMYPRGARTTVLPGPLGAELEGGSRPRHFAGMLTVVLKLLQIVRPDNAYFGEKDYQQLVLVRQMSDDLDLGVKIVGVPIVREPDGLAMSSRNRYLDEVEREQASALSAALLAGMYAASHGASEALDAARAVLDEVPALDVDYVEVRDNWLGPAPVEGPARLLVAARLGRTRLLDNIAIDVGAAAGIDGHSRVEPGRSHELPWRN, from the coding sequence GTGATCACGAAGAAGCCACCGGCCTTCACCGCAGGCGAGCTGAACCTCTACCACGATCCGGCGGCGACCTCCGACGTGTGCCGGGCGCTGCGGACCACGGGGCGGCGCGTCGTCCTGGTGCCCACGATGGGCGCCCTGCACGACGGCCATCTGGCGCTGGTGCGGACCGCCAAGCGGGTGCCCGGCGCGGTCGTCGTGGTGTCGATCTTCGTCAACCCCCTGCAGTTCGGGGCGGGCGAGGACCTCGACGCCTACCCGCGGACGCTGGACGCGGACCTGGCGGCGCTGCGCTCGGAGGGCGTCGAGATCGTCTTCGCGCCGTCCGCCGCGCAGATGTATCCGCGCGGCGCGCGGACCACCGTGCTGCCCGGCCCGCTCGGCGCCGAACTCGAAGGTGGTTCTCGGCCACGGCATTTCGCGGGCATGCTGACCGTCGTGCTGAAGCTGCTGCAGATCGTGCGGCCGGACAACGCGTACTTCGGCGAGAAGGACTACCAGCAGCTGGTGCTCGTCCGGCAGATGTCGGACGACCTCGATCTCGGCGTCAAGATCGTCGGCGTCCCCATCGTGCGCGAACCCGACGGGTTGGCGATGTCGTCGCGCAACCGGTACCTCGACGAGGTCGAGCGTGAGCAGGCGAGCGCGCTGTCGGCGGCGCTGCTGGCTGGCATGTACGCGGCCTCCCACGGCGCGTCGGAGGCGCTGGACGCGGCGCGCGCGGTGCTCGACGAGGTGCCCGCGCTGGACGTCGACTACGTCGAGGTGCGCGACAACTGGCTGGGCCCGGCGCCTGTGGAGGGCCCCGCGCGGCTGCTGGTGGCGGCGCGGCTCGGGCGCACCCGGCTGTTGGACAACATCGCCATCGACGTCGGCGCGGCGGCGGGCATCGACGGGCACTCCCGCGTCGAGCCCGGCCGCAGCCACGAATTGCCCTGGAGGAACTGA
- a CDS encoding Rossmann-like and DUF2520 domain-containing protein, with product MVQPDGLRPARLTVGIVSAGRVGTALGVALERAEHVVVSCSAISRRSRERAERRLPDTRVLPVPDVAANVELLILAVPDVELASLVAGLAATGAVRPGTIVVHTSGANGIGVLAPLAALGCIPLAIHPAMTFTGSDEDVIRLSGACFGITAADEVGSAVAQSLVLEIGGEPFGVREEDRALYHAALAHGGNHLTTVLLDAVEALRSALRGQELLGQEAVGDAPGGIAERVIGPLARASLENALQRGQAALTGPVARGDAAMVTAHLRALESVDSALAQAYRADSLRTAQRAHAPVEVFTALTGPTEGERP from the coding sequence ATGGTGCAGCCCGACGGACTGCGTCCGGCCCGGCTCACGGTGGGCATCGTCTCCGCCGGCCGCGTCGGCACCGCCCTCGGCGTGGCGCTCGAGCGCGCCGAGCACGTCGTGGTGTCGTGCAGCGCCATCTCCCGCAGGTCCCGCGAGCGGGCCGAGCGCCGGCTGCCCGACACCAGGGTGCTGCCCGTACCCGACGTGGCCGCCAACGTCGAGTTGCTGATCCTCGCGGTGCCCGACGTCGAACTGGCGAGCCTGGTGGCAGGGCTGGCCGCGACCGGCGCGGTGCGCCCCGGCACCATCGTGGTGCACACCTCGGGGGCCAACGGCATCGGTGTGCTGGCGCCGCTGGCCGCCCTGGGCTGCATCCCGCTCGCAATCCACCCGGCGATGACGTTCACCGGTTCCGACGAGGACGTCATTCGGCTGTCGGGCGCGTGCTTCGGCATCACCGCGGCCGACGAGGTCGGCAGTGCCGTGGCGCAGTCGCTGGTCCTCGAGATCGGCGGGGAGCCGTTCGGCGTGCGGGAGGAGGACCGAGCGCTCTATCACGCCGCGCTCGCGCATGGCGGCAACCATCTCACCACCGTGCTGCTCGACGCCGTCGAGGCGTTGCGCTCGGCGCTGCGCGGGCAGGAGCTCCTGGGTCAGGAGGCGGTCGGCGACGCCCCCGGCGGGATCGCCGAACGCGTCATCGGACCGTTGGCCCGGGCGTCGCTGGAGAACGCCCTGCAGCGGGGCCAGGCCGCGCTGACCGGACCCGTCGCGCGTGGTGACGCGGCGATGGTGACGGCGCATCTGCGAGCGTTGGAATCCGTGGATTCGGCTCTCGCGCAAGCATATCGGGCCGATTCGCTGCGCACGGCGCAGCGCGCCCACGCCCCCGTCGAGGTGTTCACCGCACTGACGGGGCCGACCGAGGGGGAACGACCGTGA